One stretch of Heliangelus exortis chromosome 24, bHelExo1.hap1, whole genome shotgun sequence DNA includes these proteins:
- the CDCA8 gene encoding borealin, giving the protein MPPARKKAAPSARSRKLAAFLKDFDREVKSRVEQLRTNGQRLIKELENLYDLELLRLPVALREVNWLDYFLKGGSKKVLEEAAAADLEIAEINKRAAEVIQTPFKVIKKVEKSKQIDEVIEEEADAPLLPQAKKAKHDSQCAPELEAESTQTRTGKVKASTKKVPVSRSRRPPSARVKRMSKRSSKSNFITPANGRAVDLCARGGTSMVTPRFDSRIFKTPGLRTPAVNERVYTISANGSPLADSNDIFITVPVGGGESIRLAASDLTKKNLLHLNPEAQGVMKQLSVRLAQACSGAKTHR; this is encoded by the exons ATGCCTCCCGCGCGGAAAAAGGCTGCCCCGAGCGCGCGCAGCAGGAAGCTCGCGGCCTTCCTGAAGGATTTTGACCGCGAGG TGAAGAGCCGGGTTGAGCAGCTGCGGACTAACGGGCAGCGCTTGATCAAGGAGCTGGAGAACCTGTACGACCTCGAGCTCCTGCGGCTGCCCGTGGCACTCCGAGAGGTCAACTGGCTGGACTACTTCT TGAAAGGAGGAAGCAAAAAGGttctggaggaggctgcagcG gcAGACTTGGAAATAGCAGAAATAAACAAGCGAGCAGCAGAAGTTATCCAGACTCCTTTTAAAGTCATCAAGAAAG TGGAAAAATCTAAACAGATAGATGAAGTCATTGAAGAAGAGGCAGAtgctcctctgcttccacaagcaaagaaagcaaagcatgacAGTCAGTGTGCTCCAGAGCTAGAGGCTGAAAGCACCCAAACAAGAACTGGGAAG GTGAAGGCATCCACTAAAAAAGTGCCCGTGTCCAGGAGCAGGAGGCCTCCTTCAGCAAGAGTGAAGCGTATGAGCAAGAG ATCAAGCAAAAGCAACTTCATCACTCCAGCTAATGGCAGAGCTGTTGATCTCTGTGCTCGGGGAGGCACCTCCATGGTCACACCCAGGTTTGATTCCAG AATTTTCAAGACCCCAGGTCTGCGCACACCCGCGGTGAACGAGCGTGTTTACACCATCTCTGCCAATGGCAGCCCCCTGGCTGACAGCAATGACATCTTCATCACTGTCCCTGTTGGAGGAGGGGAG agcATTCGTTTAGCAGCAAGTGATTTGACCAAGAAGAATCTTCTTCATCTGAATCCAGAAGCCCAAGGAGTTATGAAGCAGCTATCA gTTCGTCTTGCACAAGCTTGCAGTGGtgcaaaaacccacagatga
- the AIRIM gene encoding AFG2-interacting ribosome maturation factor has translation MAMAAVAAVAAELRGWVAAVAARDASWREALAAWAPLLGSLSGLAAQMRAAQRLPWGRSPLGTFGELRERLWRKQRGAAEAVMEELGGRRTELRAVRDAVGAGVAAVLGLYEERAAELGLAVSLRRGPRCPSLAEALEGLQDVERYYRHLCLESELLLRGISCDSLEEMEALPQAWERILERYRGDVVEATLVKVSLFVDNHRELCCSPGS, from the exons ATGGCGAtggcggcggtggcggcggtggcggcggagCTGCGGGGGTGGgtggcggcggtggcggcgcGGGACGCGTCCTGGCGGGAGGCTCTGGCGGCCTGGGCACCGCTGCTGGGGTCTCTGTCCGGGCTGGCGGCGCAGATGCGGGCAGCTCAGCGGCTGCCGTGGGGACGGTCACCGCTGGGCACCTTCGGCGAGCTGCGGGAACGGCTGTGGCGGAAGCAGCGCGGAGCGGCCGAGGCGGTGATGGAGGAGTTGGGCGGACGGCG GACGGAGCTCCGGGCCGTGCGCGATGCGGTGGGTGCCGGCGTGGCCGCGGTGCTGGGTCTGTACGAGGAGCGGGCGGCAGAGCTGGGTCTGGCCGTGTCCCTGCGGCGGGGCCCGCGCTGCCCCTCGCTGGCCGAGGCCCTGGAGGGTCTGCAGGACGTGGAGCGGTACTACCGGCACCT GTGTCTGGAGAGCGAGCTGCTCCTGCGCGGCATCAGCTGTGACAGCCTGGAGGAGATGGAAGCTCTCCCGCAGGCTTGGGAGAGGATTTTGGAGCGCTACAGGGGAGATGTTGTTGAAG CTACACTTGTTAAGGTGTCTCTGTTTGTGGATAACCATCgggagctgtgctgctcacCAGGCTCCTGA